GGAATCGAAGGCAAAGTCCTTGACGGAAATGCCTAGACTCTGCAGATGGGCAATGGATGGTTGCTCCGACGCATTAGATGGTTGGCCGCTACTGTGGGCAGAGGACTTGACACAGACAATTAGGAACACATTTTAATGGAATTTTTGCAGGTGCATTAAGTATATACGTGCTTCTGACTTACATTGTCGGATGTTCTTTCCAAATTCATTGTCTTAGCTCTGAATGTTGTCCGTCTATGAGTTCTTTTAGAACCTTAAGAATGAGTCAGATCTGCCACTTGAAGACTGCTTGACGGTCACACAAGTTGAGTTGAAGTCTTGAAGACGGCGCGGTATCTAAGCCTTTTTGCTTTGAGTACAATATATGGGTCCCCGTCGTAGACAATGGATGCAATTTGCAACCTGTAATGGTCGTTTGTAACAAAGAGAGATATGTGCCCTCTATACAGCCAAGCATGACTAAACATTACACTATCACGTGCTAATCTCTCCAATACGGTCCCGGCGCTACCCCAGAGTTGCCATTCTATTCCTTAAATCCTCCTGGACGGTCAGTGTTAACAGGCTCACCATATCCTGCTTGACCCGTACAAACCATCGTATCTTTGAGCATGCTCCGTCGGGCATGGAAACCAATTGCAGCCACAGCGGTCATTGGAACCCCAGCCTACTTGTATTACAAGTCACAGAGCAGTGCACCACAAACTTTTGACGCTTGGATTAGAGTCAGAGGCCCAAGCGGAAAGTCAGAAATGGCTACACGAACGTTTACTTTGTTGCCTATGAAGGAGCTGGAGGCGCGTATTCGGGAAAACGAAAGCTCAGAGACCCACGTGCGGCCTAATGGCCTCACATGGAAATGGACAACAGCTAGCCTTGCTTCTAATGATCCTATCGAAGACGCGTCTGCCAGTCAACTTATAGAGCGCGACGTCTCCGATCCATCGGCTCCTGGTGACTACCTCTTTTTCGCTGTAATGGACGGCCATGGCGGTTTTGAAACCTCTCGTCTACTTTCACGCGTTCTTATTAAAGGTGTCGCGCTTGAGCTCGCCGAGTTGATAAAAAACCCCAAATCTGCACCGCAAGCAGGCCTCCTTGACAGGGTTAGATCTCTTCTTTGGTTATCCCCATCTTTTCCCTCTGTCGCTGCTCCTTTAGACGCCAATCCTCTTCGTGTTTCTCAAGCTATAGAACAAGCCTTCACTAAACTGGATAACGAACTCTTGCAAACACCTCTCCGCATCCTCGCCAATAACATAGATCAAGAGGGCTGGAAGAATAAGCAGTTACCAGATTTAAGTCAACACCCACTTGCATTGACAGCGATGCTTCCTGCTATCTCAGGTATGCTGGTGTTCCTCTCAAAAGTTTGATTGCTGATTTTTGTACCTCAGGCAGCTGTGCTTTGATGGCAGTGTTTGATACTGTCCACCGCGACTTATATGTGGCTTGCGTAGGGGATTCTAGAGCAGTAGCAGGCGTCTGGGAGCCTACTCAGGATGGTAAAGGGCAATGGCGAATAGAAGTTCTCAGCGAAGATCAGACAGGACGTAATCCATCTGAATTGGCTCGGTTAGTTATACCCGTAaacttttgtgtttattaCATCGCACGCTGATGTTATCTACCAGAGTAAGGTCAGAACATCCaaaggacgaagaagacTTTGTGGTTCGTGATGGTCGCATTCTTGGAGGTTTGGAACCCAGCCGTGCGTTCGGGGACGCTCGATACAAGTGGCCACGACCCGTCCAAGAAACGTAGGTCTTTGTAAATCATGGACGAAATTATCAGTCTGATCGTGTTCGTACGTCCGACAGATTGAACCAAGTGTTCATGGTCGGAAACGACCAACCCATGCGAAATCCCCCCTCGCTGTTCAAGACCCCTCCCTATGTGACCGCGCGCCCAGTGGTTACCCACCGGAAGATGTCCCTGTCTTCGAGCTCCAATTCGGACCCGACCCAGAAGTCCACCCGTTTCTTGGTTCTGGCAACCGATGGCTTATGGGACCAACTAAGGTATGCAATCAGACGCCAGTCGTTCACCTGTCTCAACCTAGTCATCTTCTAGCAACGACGAAGTCGTTAGCCTTGTTGCAGGCCACTTATCTGGCCTTAGGGGTGTTGTCTCTAAGTCAGAGCTACCTAATCTCGTCCCCACAGTTTTCGGTTCTGCAGGTGTTGaaggcaaaacaaaaaagaacagCGCCAAAGAAGGTTCTTGGGCGTTCAAAGACGATAACCTCAGCGCTCATCTTATTAGAAATGCCTTTGGAGGCGGTGACGAAGATGCTCTTCGTAAACTCTTGAGCATTCCGGCACCACATTCCAGGAGGTATCGCGACGATGTCACTGTCACAGTCGTATGTTGGGAAGAAGGAAACGAGCATGAAGCAAAAGTGGCGACTAACAAGGTCAAGTCGAAACTATAGCCGGTTTCCCCTGCTTTGCCCGTGTATTCCTAATCATTTATCTCATAACACTGTATTCCATACAACGCTGACATAAATTATAGCACTTTTGCAGCACGCGCCTGCCAAATACAGTGGGCATATATACACTACCTACAAAACTATACTTATAGCTAAATACCCGACCGTCTTCTTCGTTTCGCGTTGTAAGCATGACTAAACGGGTTTACTGACTTCGAATGGTATCCTTTAGTCCGCGCCTGTAGAGGCGAACTCGGCACTCTAAAATTTTCTGACGTGGAGTCACTCATTTTGCGCTTTTTGGCATTAGATGGTGTGTTGCTGTAAAATTTGGATGCAGGAATGGCCTTGGCAGATTCGACAGTTGGAGGCATTGCCGACAAATCTGGGTTGGTACTTCCTTGACCGCTATCATTTTCTTTGCCCTTGACATCGACATCCATCTTATCCTGGGTTTTCCAAGACGCTGATGATTCCTTGTCATTATCAGATTCTTCAGAATCATAATTGCCAAGGCTTTCTAAAGCTGAACTAGCCTTAGCTTTGGCTGCAGCCTGAATCCTGGATTTTAGATTCGCGGCCTGAGGGTCGGTAGGTGGGTTTGGGGTCAAGTTGGCCACATTTACAGAAATTTCGGCAGAAGGTAACAAGGGGCCAATGAATGGTGCTGAGATTTTAACGCCTTGGTCTTCATCGGAACTACTTGTTCTTTCTACTTTCTTCACGCCATTGGTGAGACCATTTTTCATAGAAGCCGACGACGATAGCATCTTGTTTGCCAAGGGCGCCTTGACCGCGGCTTCGAGTCCTTGACCTCGGTTTTGGATGTAGAAAAGCATATATGCATTTCTTTTATCTGTTGGAAGACTTGTTGATGAAACACTTTCATCGTTCATTTCTGCCCATCGCCCCTCTCTACTTTTAACGAAAGCGTAATAATGACCAGAATTGGGACCACCGCCAGCATGGCAAATTACGCCATAAAGAGAATATGTAGGACCGAATTGACCGTCGCTCATGTACGGTTGCAGTGAAAGTTCCTGATCATACGAAAGAGGGTGGCTGATTTTCTTCCCGAGAGGTGAAAATCGTTTGAGATGGACGGTGAGAACTAGGGGAGCCTCATGAATCGTGAAATTTTTCTCGGCGTTGACATGCTTCTGACACCTGATGAAAATGAATTgttgtcaaaaaaaaaaactgcgTGGATATATCGCTTACTTCTCGCATTTATATTTATCAGAGCCCTTCAGGTAATCAATAGCAATAAATTTGCGCAAGGCGTCCTTCAGTGAATCGCACCGGAAAATGTCCAGACTCAAATCAAGAATACGGTCAAATGTGTCGCTATTGTAACCACAGGACCGGCATGTTACTCTTGAGCGCAACCGGCCGCCAAAAATTTTGTGAACCCATGTTGTTTCTGCCAGCTTGGGATCGATTTTCCTGTAATTGTTGAGTAAGTTTGCAAGGTTGGAGGGTAAAAGGAACTTACGGAGGCAGACCCGCAAGACAGGATCTTTGAAGAGCATCAATAGCGTATCGCAGGAACTCGTGAGAGTCTTCTTGTCTCCCCTTGCGCAGGTGTTTCGCAATATCTGTGTATGCGCCTAAGAGTCGTCATCAGAGGGCGGCTGCGATACTACTCACGCTGTAGGTTATTGGTGATAGGGAAGGGGCTGAATGCGCTTCGATTGCCTACATGTGCTTTGGTGGCAACCAAGCGTAGAGAGCATGCCATACAGAACGAAGAACTGAGCCGACCTAGAAACATACGTTAAGGAAATCCTAGTGTCGAAACGAGCCTTAATTACACATACAATCCTCCTTCTTATGCAATATCAAGAGCCTCAGGAGTGGGGGCGTGTGTAAAAGGCATTGGAGAGCACTGTTGAGAAAGCAGGTATTCCCGCTGTTGTACAGACCGGATCCTAAGCTGCAGGACATTGGCCATGATGTATCTATCGCAGCAGGATACATAGATGTGGTTTTGACGCCTGTTGAGCGCGGTGGCGCTGGAGTGGCTTTTGCAGGAGTTGAAGGGATTTTCTTGGAAATATCAGCAGGCTAAATGCAATATGAGTGATTTCAGCACTACTAGTATGAAAACGAGACGCACCTCTGCTTTGGCTGGTTTAGGACTGGCATTTATGGGCTCATACTTACCCTCTGCAACAGCCAGAGTGCCCGACGAAGAGCCTTCAACAAACTCTATGGGTGGGGGGAGGAGGTTATTGAAGGCATCCATGTCTTTTGAAGGTCGATAATCATCCTGGCCATGTTGCGTTGAAAATATCGGGGGTGGAAGCGTCGACACGAGCATCATTCTTCGAGTGGCACGGTCCCTGGACAGGTGCGAGTAGTGGTAAATAAGAGGAACCGTAACACGTATAACgcgaagaaagaaaaaacagagaGATATGCTGTTGTAGGTAGTGGGAACTGTTGAGTCTCGGCGCTTCGAGGCAAATAAGACGTTGTTCGCTGTAGCAAGTCCGTCAAGATATTTTTTGATCAACAAACCTTTGTTTGTTGCTTCACCACGGTCCCAAACAAAACAGGTTTCATCACTCTTGAAGTTCGCTTCCGTATTAAAACCGTATTATTGGTGGCTATAACTATATTATTAAGTATATAATGTAGGCATAATCGCAACTGTAAACGAGTGAACAAAAGTAATGTTGTATCAATACAAATGAGTGAGTTGGTGGTATACATCGAGAGTGCACTAAATGCCAATATAAACGGAGACGTCAAAAAAAGGGGGGAAAGAGCgcaaagatgaagaaaagaacGAATTATAATAAATCCACGAAAAGGGAAGAAGATAATAATAATCAAACAAAGGTCCATGACGTCTCAGACGATGGAATGTTGTAATAGGGACTCATGTCAGTAAGCTTGCCATCATGAGTAACATTGCCGTATGGCTTATGAGCAGGCTCAAAGACACTGCTAGAGGCTGGGAATGAGAAATGGTCGAATGTTAAAGATCCGTGCGTAATGTTGACAGTTTGGAGATCCCTTCCGGAGGATGTCTCGGGGGTAAGCGCTGAAGTGAAAATGTGCCGAGAAGGGGAAGACGGTGGTGTGCGGTGAATGTTGACATTAGAAGCACTTCGCCGCATAGTAGAGTCCACGATGTAAAGGTCTTCCAACCTGCGCCCTGTGTCGACGTTGTATTCGAACGCGCTATTCGGAGAGGTAAGGTGAGAATAGGTCGAGGTGACGGAAGGGTGTAAACTGGACGGATAGGGTCCATGGTATGCCTCAAATTGTCTACTGTATGGACTGCCGTACAGCCCAACATCATCCAGGTTGGTAGTAGTATTTGTGCCTAAAATCACCTTGTCAgagaagtaaaaaaaagtcagatGTACGTGAATGACTTACGAAGAGAGTGGTAGAGGTCTCTTTCAGCCTCGTTAAACTTTGGCCTTTCTGGAACCTTGACATTGGCTTTGGTATCAACATGTGGGACAATTGTTTGGTCGCGGGAAGATCTTCCGCTTCGAGGAACTGGGACAGCAACCGGCAGCAGCGGTGGTGCATAACTGTCGATATCGAGAGTCGCCGGATCGATTCCATGCCTTTTGATGTGCGAAGTAAAAGCAGAGCGACGCTTTATTCTGGAATTGCACCGTGGAACGGGGCAAAAATAACCGCTGACTCGACGATGGGTTTCTTTGCGATGGCGAGCACAGGATGATGGGTCTCCAAAGGAGGCATTACACGAATCTAGTTGGCAGACATACGGTTTGGCCTTAGTACTGCAAAAGAACGGTCAGATATCTGGCATAGGCGTGAAGTATCGAAGAGTTTACTGACTGGACATTCTGGTGCGTTTTGAGACCAGAGTACTGAGAAAAAGCCTTCCCACACCCTGGTGTTGTACAAACGTGAGGCCTGAAGGTAAGTTAGAACACGAATGTTAATGGTAGTCTGCAAGCGATTCACTTTACTCCTAGATGTAAAAGTTCGTGTCGAGTAAGGTCTCCTTTCCTACCAAAAGACTTGGGGCATTCAGAGCATATCCACTAATTCTAAGGTTAATAGAGGCTGCAAACGTGAGACCATAGCCAACTTACCTGGCGGTTGTCGGTCTTCTTCTCAACTTTTGGCATGGTGAGGTCGTGTTATTTGGAGAAGTGTTATTATAATAGATAAAAGACGCTGTCCGGCAACGCTACGGAAAATAAGTTGAAAAGTGGGACGTTGGGAAAGGAATTGGGTGAGTAAAGGAGACAGGTTCAGAATTCTTACTACATATTTATTGCTCTTTGAGTTTGCCCAGATTTCCCGGAACCGAAACAAAGTCATTCAGTCCACAAAGGTGTGTTTGATGATCGTGTTATTGTCTTCGTTGAAGGAGTATGCAGTTATTTCGCAAATTAGAATTTCTGTAAAACGCATAGAATTTAGGGGCACGGTATGGATCGACAAAGGAGCTTGTCAAAACCCTAATTCGGGCACGCGACAAAGAAGATTAGATCGTTGGATAAACAAAAGGCGATACGTCTCACCTGATACGGAGAAAAATTCCCTGACAAAGACGAAGCCTAAATGTGCCTAAACGTGCTTATTCCGATCTTGTTTCGTAGTTTTTGGAAATGGTCGGTctataaaaataaatttgcCGAATGCTTCAAAGAGTGCTACACCT
The sequence above is a segment of the Psilocybe cubensis strain MGC-MH-2018 chromosome 4, whole genome shotgun sequence genome. Coding sequences within it:
- a CDS encoding Ubiquitin carboxyl-terminal hydrolase 36; its protein translation is MLVSTLPPPIFSTQHGQDDYRPSKDMDAFNNLLPPPIEFVEGSSSGTLAVAEGKYEPINASPKPAKAEPADISKKIPSTPAKATPAPPRSTGVKTTSMYPAAIDTSWPMSCSLGSGLYNSGNTCFLNSALQCLLHTPPLLRLLILHKKEDCRLSSSFCMACSLRLVATKAHVGNRSAFSPFPITNNLQHIAKHLRKGRQEDSHEFLRYAIDALQRSCLAGLPPKIDPKLAETTWVHKIFGGRLRSRVTCRSCGYNSDTFDRILDLSLDIFRCDSLKDALRKFIAIDYLKGSDKYKCEKCQKHVNAEKNFTIHEAPLVLTVHLKRFSPLGKKISHPLSYDQELSLQPYMSDGQFGPTYSLYGVICHAGGGPNSGHYYAFVKSREGRWAEMNDESVSSTSLPTDKRNAYMLFYIQNRGQGLEAAVKAPLANKMLSSSASMKNGLTNGVKKVERTSSSDEDQGVKISAPFIGPLLPSAEISVNVANLTPNPPTDPQAANLKSRIQAAAKAKASSALESLGNYDSEESDNDKESSASWKTQDKMDVDVKGKENDSGQGSTNPDLSAMPPTVESAKAIPASKFYSNTPSNAKKRKMSDSTSENFRVPSSPLQARTKGYHSKSVNPFSHAYNAKRRRRSGI